In a single window of the Spirochaetaceae bacterium genome:
- a CDS encoding FAD-binding oxidoreductase, whose protein sequence is MAEHRLEGVRRLSASAYVLRLERGGLAFEPGQYVTLGVAGSTARREYSVYSGCGDPFLEVLIKQVEGGSVSRQLARLAPGAVLDCDGPFGYFTIPAARRGEPLLFIASGTGIAPFRSFARSYPGLDYRLLHGVRTAAECYDSTEYPAARYLPCLSRVAAADVPRRGYRGRVTDYLRAHPVAPGTACYLCGNSEMIFAAFDILKKQGVPGADLFAEVYF, encoded by the coding sequence GTGGCTGAGCATCGGCTCGAGGGAGTGCGCCGGCTCAGCGCGTCCGCCTACGTGCTGCGGCTGGAGCGCGGCGGTCTGGCGTTCGAGCCGGGGCAGTACGTGACGCTCGGTGTGGCCGGCAGCACGGCGCGCCGCGAGTACTCGGTGTACTCCGGCTGCGGCGACCCGTTCCTGGAGGTGCTGATCAAGCAGGTGGAAGGCGGCTCGGTGTCGCGCCAGCTCGCGCGCCTGGCGCCGGGCGCGGTGCTCGACTGCGATGGGCCGTTCGGGTACTTCACGATACCGGCTGCGCGCCGCGGCGAACCGCTGCTGTTCATTGCCTCCGGCACCGGAATCGCGCCGTTTCGCAGCTTCGCGCGCAGCTACCCGGGCTTGGACTACCGGCTCCTGCATGGAGTCAGGACCGCGGCCGAGTGCTACGACAGCACCGAGTACCCGGCGGCCCGCTACCTGCCCTGCCTGAGCCGGGTGGCGGCGGCGGACGTTCCGCGCCGCGGCTACCGCGGCCGGGTCACCGACTACCTGCGCGCGCACCCGGTGGCGCCGGGAACCGCCTGCTACCTGTGTGGCAACAGCGAGATGATCTTCGCGGCGTTCGACATTCTCAAAAAACAGGGCGTCCCCGGCGCCGACCTGTTCGCCGAGGTGTATTTTTAG
- the mnmG gene encoding tRNA uridine-5-carboxymethylaminomethyl(34) synthesis enzyme MnmG, with protein sequence MFDLIVIGGGHAGIEAALAAARMGCTVGLVTGEAAAIGRMSCNPAIGGTAKGHLVHEIDALGGVMGELADATGIQFRLLNRSKGPAIWSSRCQSDRDAYAAAARRMVAGQHGVSVVEAMVTGVVVRDGRIAAVVTDRCGEIGCRALVVASGTFLNGVLYTGLNGTAGGRIGERPASGLSEAFRLLGLKTGRLKTGTPPRLRRDSIDFSVTSEQPGDADPAPFSGRTDPCAFPRLPQVSCHITFTNRATHEILATGFDRSPMFTGRIRGAGPRYCPSIEDKVVRFADRDRHQLFLEPEGLESDLIYLNGFSSSLPADVQLAALRTVPGLERVEVARYGYAVEYDFFPAYQVDATLESKLVRGLYFAGQVNGTSGYEEAAAQGLMAGINAALAVRGGARHELVLRRDEAYIGVLIDDLVTKPSHEPYRMFTSRAEYRLALRQDNARRRLSRYGHELGLIAGAEMDRTRRRQGMLDAALAELRTTSVAPAAVNRWLRSLGVRELQHPETAAALCRRPEVRLQGLLAAAFPAQQRWRALLARPELLSAAEVELKYEGYIDRERRSIERLKRYEALRIPARFDYQAVDALSRESREKLALVRPRTLGQASRISGVRPADISVLLVQLRARRAPLGNGARQGRNQAGELGQ encoded by the coding sequence ATGTTCGATCTCATCGTCATAGGCGGCGGCCACGCCGGTATCGAGGCGGCGCTGGCGGCGGCGCGCATGGGCTGTACCGTCGGCCTGGTCACCGGCGAGGCGGCGGCGATCGGGCGCATGTCGTGCAACCCGGCGATCGGCGGCACCGCCAAGGGACACCTGGTGCACGAAATCGACGCCCTCGGCGGCGTGATGGGCGAGCTCGCGGATGCAACCGGCATTCAGTTCCGCCTGCTGAACCGCTCCAAGGGGCCGGCGATCTGGTCGTCGCGCTGTCAGTCGGACCGCGACGCCTACGCGGCCGCGGCGCGGCGCATGGTGGCCGGGCAGCACGGCGTGTCGGTGGTGGAGGCGATGGTGACCGGGGTGGTGGTGCGCGACGGCCGGATCGCCGCCGTGGTGACCGACCGCTGCGGCGAGATCGGCTGCCGCGCCCTGGTGGTCGCTTCGGGTACGTTCCTGAACGGTGTGTTGTACACGGGACTGAACGGCACCGCCGGGGGCCGTATCGGCGAGCGGCCGGCCAGCGGGCTGTCCGAGGCATTCCGGCTGCTCGGCCTGAAGACCGGCCGGCTCAAGACCGGCACCCCGCCGCGCCTGCGCCGCGACAGCATCGACTTCAGCGTGACCAGCGAGCAGCCGGGCGACGCCGATCCGGCGCCGTTCTCCGGCCGCACCGACCCGTGCGCCTTTCCGCGGTTGCCGCAGGTGAGCTGCCACATCACCTTCACCAACCGGGCTACCCACGAGATTCTGGCTACCGGTTTCGATCGCTCGCCGATGTTCACCGGGCGCATCCGCGGCGCCGGACCGCGCTATTGCCCGTCGATCGAGGACAAGGTGGTGCGCTTCGCCGACCGCGACCGCCACCAGTTGTTCCTGGAACCGGAGGGGCTGGAGTCCGACCTGATCTACCTGAACGGGTTCTCAAGTTCGCTGCCGGCCGACGTGCAGCTTGCGGCACTGCGCACCGTGCCGGGGCTGGAGCGGGTGGAGGTGGCGCGCTACGGCTACGCGGTGGAGTACGATTTCTTCCCCGCCTACCAGGTGGACGCCACGCTGGAGAGCAAGCTGGTGCGCGGGCTGTACTTCGCGGGGCAGGTGAACGGCACCTCCGGCTACGAGGAGGCCGCGGCGCAAGGGCTGATGGCAGGTATCAACGCGGCTCTGGCGGTACGCGGCGGGGCGCGCCACGAACTGGTGCTGCGCCGCGACGAGGCCTACATCGGGGTGCTGATCGACGACTTGGTCACCAAGCCCTCACACGAGCCGTACCGCATGTTCACCTCGCGCGCCGAGTACCGGCTGGCGCTGCGGCAGGACAACGCGCGCCGCCGCCTGAGCCGGTACGGCCATGAACTCGGCCTGATCGCGGGCGCGGAGATGGATCGCACGCGGCGCCGGCAGGGGATGCTGGATGCGGCGTTGGCCGAACTGCGTACCACCTCCGTCGCCCCGGCAGCCGTGAACCGCTGGCTGCGGTCGCTGGGCGTGCGCGAGCTGCAGCACCCGGAGACCGCCGCCGCGCTGTGCCGCCGCCCGGAGGTACGGCTGCAGGGCCTGCTGGCGGCGGCGTTTCCCGCGCAGCAGCGATGGCGCGCCCTGCTGGCCCGGCCCGAGTTGCTGTCCGCCGCCGAGGTGGAGCTGAAGTACGAGGGATACATCGACCGCGAGCGCCGGAGCATCGAACGCCTGAAGCGGTACGAGGCGCTTAGAATACCGGCGCGGTTCGACTACCAGGCGGTCGATGCGCTGTCCCGGGAGAGCCGCGAGAAGTTGGCTCTGGTACGGCCGCGTACGCTCGGCCAGGCGTCGCGCATCAGCGGCGTGCGTCCCGCCGACATCAGCGTGCTGCTGGTCCAACTACGTGCCCGGCGGGCGCCCCTCGGGAACGGGGCGCGCCAAGGCCGAAACCAGGCAGGCGAGCTGGGCCAATAG
- a CDS encoding ATP-binding protein, which produces MSQAVHLQLDARPEELHRVVEAVEEMAERDDWAPKLLFQVNLVLEELALNVMTHGRDGGARHLDVILGSTPNAVTVELVDDGPRFDPLQEAPEFDADLSIDERRIGGVGVHLVRTLVDDVRYRYEEGRNRLTLVLPRSAEG; this is translated from the coding sequence GTGAGCCAAGCCGTGCACCTGCAGCTTGACGCGCGGCCCGAGGAGTTGCACCGGGTTGTCGAGGCCGTGGAGGAGATGGCAGAGCGGGACGACTGGGCACCCAAGCTGCTGTTCCAGGTGAACCTGGTGTTGGAGGAGTTGGCGCTCAACGTCATGACCCATGGACGCGACGGCGGCGCGCGCCACCTCGACGTGATCCTCGGTTCGACGCCGAACGCAGTCACCGTCGAGCTGGTCGATGACGGCCCGCGGTTCGATCCGCTGCAGGAAGCGCCCGAATTCGATGCCGACCTGTCGATCGACGAGCGGCGTATCGGGGGCGTGGGCGTGCACTTGGTGCGTACGCTGGTCGACGACGTGCGCTACCGCTACGAGGAGGGCAGGAACCGCCTGACGCTGGTGCTGCCGCGCAGCGCCGAGGGATGA
- a CDS encoding STAS domain-containing protein: protein MNISEERQGDTLIVTAAGRVDGSNSQEFQQALEGVIDEGDRAVVLQLKQLSYISSSGLRVMLMVARMLQKRGTKFALCELTESIREVFEISGFDRIIPVHDSESAAVAAVAAG from the coding sequence ATGAATATCTCAGAGGAACGACAGGGAGATACTCTGATCGTAACAGCCGCCGGGCGGGTCGACGGCAGCAATTCGCAGGAGTTTCAGCAAGCCCTTGAAGGGGTCATCGACGAGGGCGACCGTGCGGTGGTCCTGCAACTGAAGCAGCTGTCCTATATCAGCAGTTCGGGGCTGCGGGTAATGTTGATGGTCGCGAGGATGCTGCAAAAGCGCGGCACCAAGTTCGCGCTCTGCGAGCTTACCGAGTCGATCCGCGAGGTATTCGAGATCAGCGGGTTCGACCGGATCATACCGGTGCACGACTCCGAGTCGGCCGCGGTGGCGGCGGTCGCAGCCGGCTAG
- a CDS encoding SpoIIE family protein phosphatase, whose translation MGIKTRIGIIVVAFLAVMVAGLLFAGYQRENLLRLQLEATEINGSRALWGKIVETGLQRIREVTPLVAEDGNLRDAIISGDRGLVSGAARRTLATLQRNRDVTRLDIVSRSREVLYSSVPAFEPTAAASDDAIAAMIAAGSGSSGVAIDAERNITLSVGVPLYREDGALLAIAICASDIGFSLRELRDDSGSEVLIVNRRGRLMAGTDEQVWDLVGGTARVRDGASQVLRFDDRVFSIAAFPLEASLGNLVASVVTVRDVSAAFAGQREVSMITFLAIGGFLLVSLLALSYYLRRALSPLIEGVQVLDALSRGDTQATVKISGEQGNDELARIAQAVNTFRNQTLTLRRHRRRAIRRQRQEGRFIRGEMTRLATTLDEEERQDILSDLAEIEVPEEAAADEQTDVQSDLEMAGDLQMMGFAFQKMADRVGVQQERLRKLVAELQEALRTQTAYLALQHDLQVATRVQRSFLPGERLDTDGAHIHAAMQTAREVGGDFYDFFPLDDDRIGIVIGDVVGKGVPASLFMAVTRTVIRATARYVLDGPGKCLEMVNDTLADASREDVFVTVFYGIFDRRDGTLRYANGGHNPPVLVAPGRADLLPLTGGVALAMFDGLTYDDGEVVLPPQGKLFLYTDGVPESTDLREEEFGYDRMRENLLANADRSPNDTIEAMLRGVEAFAGEATQFDDIAMLVLSRQDKTDSMVVHRLSLRNDLAEIPRIAQGVETFARQCGMDGSDTRHVQIAIADVLTTTIDFRLPAGSTYEIDIRLSLEDGVVEIALDDDGQPYTLVDPPPDHEGGDGRYISRTGTQIARPAQVDDADYLVIGGRNRLVMRKRIAA comes from the coding sequence GTGGGAATCAAGACACGCATCGGCATCATCGTCGTCGCCTTCCTGGCCGTCATGGTCGCCGGACTGCTGTTCGCCGGCTATCAGCGGGAGAACCTGCTGCGCCTCCAACTGGAGGCGACGGAGATCAATGGCAGCCGCGCCCTCTGGGGCAAGATCGTCGAAACCGGGCTGCAGCGGATCCGCGAGGTCACGCCGTTGGTCGCCGAGGACGGCAACCTGCGCGACGCCATTATCAGCGGCGACCGCGGGCTCGTCTCCGGTGCCGCACGGCGCACCCTGGCCACGCTGCAGCGCAACCGGGACGTTACCCGGCTCGATATCGTGTCCCGGTCGCGCGAGGTGCTGTATTCGTCGGTGCCGGCGTTCGAGCCGACCGCGGCCGCGAGCGACGATGCGATCGCCGCCATGATCGCCGCCGGCAGCGGCAGCAGCGGGGTGGCGATCGACGCCGAGCGCAACATCACGCTGTCGGTCGGCGTCCCGCTGTACCGCGAAGACGGCGCACTGTTGGCGATTGCCATCTGCGCCTCCGACATCGGCTTCTCGCTACGCGAACTGAGGGACGATTCCGGATCGGAAGTGCTGATCGTGAACCGGCGCGGCCGCCTGATGGCAGGCACCGACGAGCAGGTTTGGGACCTGGTCGGCGGTACGGCACGCGTCCGCGACGGCGCCTCGCAAGTGCTGCGTTTCGACGACCGCGTGTTCTCGATCGCCGCATTTCCGCTGGAGGCGTCGCTCGGCAACCTGGTTGCGAGCGTGGTGACGGTGCGCGACGTGAGCGCCGCGTTCGCCGGCCAGCGCGAGGTGAGCATGATCACCTTTCTGGCGATCGGCGGCTTCCTGCTGGTATCCCTGCTGGCGCTCTCCTACTATCTGCGCCGCGCGCTGTCGCCGCTGATCGAAGGCGTGCAGGTTCTCGACGCCCTGTCGCGCGGCGACACCCAGGCCACGGTGAAGATCAGCGGCGAGCAGGGCAACGACGAACTGGCGCGCATCGCGCAGGCGGTCAATACGTTCCGCAACCAGACGCTCACCCTGCGCCGTCATCGCCGCCGCGCGATCAGGCGGCAGCGCCAGGAGGGGCGCTTCATTCGCGGCGAGATGACGCGCCTGGCGACCACGCTCGACGAGGAGGAGCGCCAGGACATCCTCAGCGACCTGGCCGAGATCGAGGTTCCCGAGGAAGCCGCCGCGGACGAACAGACCGACGTGCAATCCGACCTGGAAATGGCCGGCGACCTGCAGATGATGGGGTTCGCGTTCCAGAAGATGGCCGACCGCGTCGGTGTGCAGCAGGAACGGCTGCGCAAGCTGGTGGCCGAATTGCAGGAGGCGCTGCGCACGCAGACCGCGTACCTGGCGCTGCAGCACGATCTGCAGGTCGCCACCCGCGTACAGCGCTCGTTCCTGCCCGGCGAACGCCTCGACACCGACGGCGCCCACATTCATGCGGCCATGCAGACGGCCAGGGAGGTGGGCGGCGACTTCTACGACTTCTTCCCCCTCGACGACGATCGCATCGGCATCGTGATCGGCGATGTCGTCGGCAAGGGAGTGCCGGCGTCCCTGTTCATGGCGGTTACCCGGACCGTGATCCGCGCCACCGCGCGCTACGTTCTGGACGGACCGGGCAAGTGCCTGGAGATGGTCAACGACACGCTCGCCGACGCGTCTCGCGAGGATGTGTTCGTAACCGTGTTCTACGGCATCTTCGACCGGCGCGACGGCACTCTGCGCTATGCCAACGGCGGTCACAACCCGCCGGTGCTGGTCGCTCCCGGGCGGGCCGACCTGCTGCCGCTGACCGGCGGCGTGGCGTTGGCCATGTTCGATGGGTTGACCTATGACGACGGCGAGGTGGTGCTGCCGCCGCAGGGGAAGCTGTTCCTGTATACCGACGGGGTTCCGGAGTCCACCGACCTGCGCGAAGAGGAGTTCGGCTACGACCGGATGCGCGAGAACCTGCTTGCCAATGCCGACCGCAGCCCCAACGACACCATCGAGGCCATGCTGCGCGGCGTAGAGGCGTTCGCGGGCGAGGCGACGCAGTTCGACGACATCGCGATGCTCGTGCTCAGCCGCCAGGACAAGACGGACTCCATGGTCGTGCACCGGCTCTCCCTGCGCAACGATCTGGCCGAGATCCCGCGCATTGCGCAGGGCGTCGAGACGTTCGCGCGGCAGTGCGGCATGGACGGCTCGGATACGCGCCACGTGCAGATCGCCATCGCCGACGTGCTTACCACCACCATCGACTTCCGGCTGCCGGCCGGCAGCACCTACGAGATCGACATCAGGCTCAGCCTGGAAGACGGCGTCGTGGAAATCGCCCTCGACGACGACGGCCAGCCGTATACGCTCGTGGATCCGCCGCCCGACCACGAGGGCGGCGACGGACGCTACATCAGCCGCACCGGAACCCAGATCGCGCGCCCTGCACAGGTGGACGATGCAGACTACCTGGTGATTGGCGGGCGCAATCGGTTGGTCATGAGAAAACGGATCGCGGCATGA
- a CDS encoding ABC transporter substrate-binding protein — translation MTRIPRAEPRSRYAVPRFPLAVAFLAALLFAAAGHGAAQSAGGAFHVYLVVWRGETDVEHGFRAHMYERGIPVRYTLRNADRNRARLPEFAAEIRAEKPDLVHTFGTSVALGIFGPHTGAEPGMHIGDIPGVFSIVSYPVQDKIVKEFEAPGRPLTGSIFLTPISTQLDTILAYRPIGTLGVIYNPLERNSVTNVDQLRTETGDRDIKLLEYPVPLNAEGRPDATRLDELVDDLVRSGAEFLYMGPDSFITVHSLQVSERAAQQGIPSFAAVEASFERSRAMLGLVSRYYLIGKLAGAQAERILVGGEPPQEIPVASLARFAILLRMPVALQLGIYPPMGLLRVAQVVE, via the coding sequence GTGACGCGCATCCCGCGCGCGGAGCCGCGCTCCCGGTACGCGGTGCCGCGCTTTCCGCTTGCGGTCGCGTTCCTCGCCGCGCTGCTGTTCGCCGCGGCCGGTCACGGCGCCGCGCAGTCCGCCGGCGGCGCGTTCCACGTCTACCTGGTGGTCTGGCGAGGCGAGACCGACGTGGAGCACGGCTTTCGCGCCCACATGTACGAACGCGGAATACCGGTGCGCTACACCCTGCGCAATGCCGATCGGAACCGCGCCAGGCTCCCGGAGTTCGCCGCCGAGATACGCGCCGAAAAGCCGGACCTGGTTCATACCTTCGGCACCTCGGTAGCGCTCGGTATTTTCGGCCCGCACACCGGCGCCGAGCCGGGCATGCACATCGGCGACATTCCCGGCGTGTTCTCGATCGTCTCCTACCCGGTGCAGGACAAGATCGTCAAGGAGTTCGAGGCCCCCGGACGGCCGCTCACCGGCAGCATATTCCTGACGCCCATCAGCACGCAGCTCGACACCATCCTCGCTTACCGCCCGATCGGCACGCTCGGCGTGATCTACAACCCGCTGGAGCGCAACTCGGTGACCAACGTCGATCAGTTGCGCACGGAGACCGGCGATCGCGACATCAAGCTGCTGGAATACCCGGTTCCGCTGAACGCGGAGGGCAGACCCGACGCCACCCGCCTGGACGAGCTGGTCGACGACCTGGTGCGCAGCGGCGCCGAGTTCCTGTACATGGGCCCGGACTCGTTCATCACGGTCCACAGTCTGCAGGTCAGCGAGCGCGCGGCGCAGCAGGGCATCCCGTCGTTCGCCGCCGTCGAAGCGAGTTTCGAACGCTCGCGCGCAATGCTCGGCCTGGTCAGCCGCTACTACCTGATCGGCAAGCTGGCCGGGGCGCAGGCAGAGCGCATCCTGGTGGGCGGCGAACCGCCGCAGGAGATCCCGGTGGCATCGCTGGCGCGGTTCGCGATCCTCCTGCGCATGCCGGTGGCCCTGCAACTGGGCATCTATCCACCGATGGGCCTGTTGCGCGTCGCGCAGGTGGTCGAGTAA
- a CDS encoding MFS transporter, producing the protein MSDAPIDPRPDEEAARGAPADEQRLFRGVILRLAALTAVLLLLAQGVVSYVLAISFEDSLLPEIHRKAEVAGGLATEQISYAVALGIPLQALVGMDEFLQGVLIRNPDFTYVGVSARDGAELYTQGTRAASTRAADSLQLPIVARGATVGFLHVDVREGAVRSELAGLRFDIVTAFLVTLLIGIELLVAFVVVRISGPIRLADRLIVRGAKGDFLYRIGLRRRDEVGHVARAYNSVVQRVNTAFAMLTEEAEDARAVQIDRTIQQRIRDVVTGLGERFRFTTPGLERTVVPRSPMDVRIPLFLFMLAQELSRPFLPLFFGDVYTPIGNLSRELTIGLPFTTFMVVVLLATPIAGAITDTLGPRSLFILGIVPSVAGHVGAALSTTIVEALLWWTLAGLGYGTIFIAAQTYVAHHAEASRRAVGMTGFTGAFFAAFVCGPAMGGILADRLGYRNTLLVAAAMAVFAAGAALIAVDRDSQTERRPRLQSMRSWRRVFSQREFVVLTLFSAVPNKLILSGLYFFLLPLFLADLGNTQSNIGRVLMVFGIACIAITPLAASGSDRSGRPRTFIIFGGLMSGLGCLLPTLVGSTAGVVAAAAVLGTGQALTTAPQLAVVQRIAERGRSFGLGPGAIVGAFRTIERIGTAAGALAVGAVVTFVGYGQGMLIVGVLVFACTVCYTLFGGHPRDRGGHPRDRGGHPRERLGEPADARIGTGRVSA; encoded by the coding sequence ATCGCAAGGCCGAGGTGGCCGGCGGCCTCGCCACCGAGCAGATCAGCTACGCCGTCGCGCTCGGCATACCGTTGCAAGCGCTCGTCGGCATGGACGAATTCCTGCAGGGCGTTCTGATCCGCAATCCCGACTTCACCTACGTCGGAGTGTCGGCCCGCGACGGCGCCGAACTCTATACGCAGGGAACGCGGGCCGCTTCGACGCGCGCCGCGGATTCCCTCCAGTTGCCGATCGTGGCGCGCGGCGCAACGGTGGGATTCCTGCACGTCGATGTGCGCGAGGGCGCCGTGCGGTCGGAGTTGGCCGGCTTGCGGTTCGACATCGTGACCGCGTTCCTGGTCACCCTGCTGATCGGCATAGAGTTGCTGGTGGCGTTTGTCGTGGTACGCATTTCCGGTCCCATCAGACTGGCCGACCGCCTGATCGTCCGCGGCGCGAAGGGCGACTTCCTGTACCGGATCGGGTTGCGCAGGCGGGACGAAGTGGGCCACGTCGCGCGTGCCTACAACTCGGTCGTGCAGCGTGTCAACACGGCCTTCGCCATGTTGACCGAGGAGGCCGAGGACGCACGCGCCGTGCAGATCGACCGCACCATTCAGCAGCGAATACGAGACGTGGTGACCGGCCTCGGGGAGCGATTCCGCTTTACTACCCCGGGCCTCGAACGGACCGTCGTGCCCCGTTCACCGATGGACGTGCGCATTCCGCTGTTCCTGTTCATGCTGGCGCAGGAACTCTCCCGTCCCTTCCTGCCGCTGTTCTTCGGCGACGTGTATACGCCGATCGGCAACCTGAGCCGCGAGCTCACCATCGGCCTGCCGTTCACGACCTTCATGGTGGTGGTGCTGCTCGCCACGCCGATCGCCGGTGCGATCACCGACACGCTCGGCCCCCGGTCGTTGTTCATCCTGGGCATCGTGCCGTCGGTCGCCGGTCACGTCGGAGCGGCCCTGTCGACCACCATCGTCGAGGCGCTGCTGTGGTGGACACTTGCCGGCCTCGGCTACGGAACCATTTTCATCGCCGCCCAGACCTACGTCGCCCACCACGCGGAGGCGTCGCGCCGTGCCGTCGGCATGACCGGCTTCACCGGCGCGTTCTTCGCGGCATTCGTCTGCGGTCCGGCAATGGGCGGCATCCTCGCCGACCGCCTCGGCTATAGAAACACGCTCCTCGTTGCCGCCGCGATGGCCGTGTTTGCCGCCGGAGCGGCGCTGATCGCGGTGGACCGCGACTCGCAGACGGAGCGACGGCCGCGCCTGCAGTCGATGCGCAGTTGGCGGCGCGTGTTCTCGCAACGCGAGTTCGTGGTGCTGACGCTGTTCTCGGCGGTGCCCAACAAGCTGATCCTCAGCGGCCTGTACTTCTTCCTGCTGCCGCTGTTCCTTGCCGACCTGGGCAACACGCAGTCGAACATCGGGCGCGTGTTGATGGTGTTCGGCATCGCCTGCATAGCGATCACGCCGCTGGCCGCGAGCGGCTCCGACCGGAGCGGACGGCCGCGCACCTTCATCATCTTCGGCGGGCTGATGAGCGGGCTCGGGTGCCTGTTGCCGACGCTTGTCGGGTCCACGGCGGGGGTGGTCGCCGCCGCCGCCGTGCTGGGCACCGGGCAGGCGCTGACCACCGCTCCGCAACTCGCGGTCGTGCAGAGAATCGCCGAACGCGGCAGGAGCTTCGGCCTGGGACCCGGTGCGATCGTGGGCGCGTTCCGCACCATCGAGCGCATCGGCACCGCGGCCGGCGCGCTGGCGGTAGGGGCCGTCGTCACCTTCGTCGGCTACGGCCAGGGCATGCTCATCGTCGGCGTGCTGGTGTTTGCCTGCACGGTCTGCTATACGCTGTTCGGCGGGCACCCCCGTGATCGGGGCGGGCACCCCCGTGATCGGGGCGGGCACCCCCGCGAACGACTGGGCGAACCTGCGGACGCCCGGATCGGTACCGGGCGGGTGTCGGCGTGA